One window of the Trifolium pratense cultivar HEN17-A07 linkage group LG2, ARS_RC_1.1, whole genome shotgun sequence genome contains the following:
- the LOC123909814 gene encoding uncharacterized protein LOC123909814 isoform X2 produces the protein MSMESDTSLFGVIRSPPENLEERGKRPKSESESEPKPELEPEPKSELEPEPKPKPERKPKPAWELKRVNDLTLSDFSMYDDDIKPFGFMCAKFYYRNKAQIQKDNEYEAAIADYKKRSRGLSVYDAITPPRIAQYGKCWVAVPLDLNENRLRRLIPLCKLALDKYNADNQAQVWENRNGPHKVKSCAIKTFAVPLDMDENLRSRLTPLCKLALEKYNADNQGANYVFLDVVKRTWSVSPMFYITFRAKKDLPNCSAKTFQAQVWENMNGPNEVRSCHLKKKKKKKRS, from the exons ATGTCGATGGAATCCGATACCAGCTTGTTCGGCGTCATCCGATCTCCTCCGGAAAACCTCGAAGAAAGAGGGAAGCGGCCAAAATCGGAATCAGAATCAGAACCAAAGCCGGAGTTGGAGCCTGAGCCAAAATCGGAGTTGGAGCCTGAACCGAAACCGAAACCTGAACGGAAACCAAAACCTGCTTGGGAATTGAAACGCGTTAATGATCTTACATTGAGTGACTTCTCCATGTATGACGACGACATTAAACCTTTTGGGTTCATGTGTGCCAAATTTTATTATAGGAATAAAGCTCAGATTCAGAAAGATAATGAATATGAAGCGGCCATTGCTGATTATAAAAAGCGCTCTCGAGGCCTATCC GTTTACGATGCTATCACCCCTCCAAGAATAGCCCAATACGGAAAATGCTGGGTTGCAGTACCGCTTGACTTAAATGAAAATCGTCTCCGCAGGCTCATTCCCTTATGCAAGCTTGCGTTAGACAAATACAATGCTGACAATCAG GCTCAAGTATGGGAAAATCGGAATGGGCCACATAAGGTCAAATCGTGTGCCATTAAAACCTTCGCAGTACCCCTTGATATGGATGAAAATCTTCGCAGCAGGCTCACTCCCTTATGCAAGCTTGCCTTAGAAAAGTACAATGCTGACAATCAG GGTGCAAATTATGTGTTTCTCGACGTTGTCAAGAGAACATGGAGTGTTTCTCCTATGTTTTACATTACCTTTCGAGCAAAAAAAGATCTTCCCAACTGCTCTGCCAAAACTTTCCAGGCTCAAGTATGGGAAAATATGAATGGGCCAAATGAGGTCAGATCATGCCatttaaagaaaaagaagaaaaaaaagaggtcATAG
- the LOC123909815 gene encoding uncharacterized protein LOC123909815, which translates to MSMESDTSLFGVIRPPPENLEERGKRPKSESEPEPKSELEPERKPKPTWKLKRVDDLTLSDFSMYDDDIKPFGFMCAKFYYRNKAQIQKDNEYEAAIADYKKRSRGLSVYDAITPPRVGSYGKCGVAVPLDMDENLRSRLIPLCKLALEKYNADNQGANFVFLDVVKTTWSAAGTFYITFRAQKDPPNCSATTFQAQVWENRNGPHKVKSCAIKT; encoded by the exons ATGTCGATGGAATCCGATACCAGCTTGTTCGGCGTCATCCGACCTCCTCCGGAAAACCTCGAAGAAAGAGGGAAGCGGCCAAAATCGGAATCAGAACCAGAACCAAAATCGGAGCTGGAGCCTGAACGGAAACCAAAACCTACTTGGAAATTGAAACGCGTTGATGATCTTACATTGAGTGACTTCTCCATGTATGACGATGACATTAAACCTTTTGGGTTCATGTGTGCCAAATTTTATTATAGGAATAAAGCTCAGATTCAGAAAGATAATGAATATGAAGCGGCCATTGCTGATTATAAAAAGCGCTCTCGAGGCCTATCT GTGTACGATGCTATCACCCCTCCAAGAGTAGGCTCATACGGAAAATGTGGTGTTGCAGTACCCCTTGATATGGATGAAAATCTTCGCAGCAGGCTCATTCCCTTATGCAAGCTTGCCTTAGAAAAGTACAATGCTGACAATCAG GGTGCAAATTTTGTGTTTCTTGATGTTGTCAAGACAACATGGAGTGCTGCTGGTACGTTTTACATTACCTTTCGAGCTCAAAAAGATCCTCCCAACTGCTCTGCTACAACTTTTCAGGCTCAAGTATGGGAAAATCGGAATGGGCCACATAAGGTCAAATCGTGTGCCATTAAAACCTAA
- the LOC123909814 gene encoding uncharacterized protein LOC123909814 isoform X1 codes for MSMESDTSLFGVIRSPPENLEERGKRPKSESESEPKPELEPEPKSELEPEPKPKPERKPKPAWELKRVNDLTLSDFSMYDDDIKPFGFMCAKFYYRNKAQIQKDNEYEAAIADYKKRSRGLSVYDAITPPRIAQYGKCWVAVPLDLNENRLRRLIPLCKLALDKYNADNQGANFVFLDVVKTTWSAAGTYYITFRAEKDPPNCSATTFQAQVWENRNGPHKVKSCAIKTFAVPLDMDENLRSRLTPLCKLALEKYNADNQGANYVFLDVVKRTWSVSPMFYITFRAKKDLPNCSAKTFQAQVWENMNGPNEVRSCHLKKKKKKKRS; via the exons ATGTCGATGGAATCCGATACCAGCTTGTTCGGCGTCATCCGATCTCCTCCGGAAAACCTCGAAGAAAGAGGGAAGCGGCCAAAATCGGAATCAGAATCAGAACCAAAGCCGGAGTTGGAGCCTGAGCCAAAATCGGAGTTGGAGCCTGAACCGAAACCGAAACCTGAACGGAAACCAAAACCTGCTTGGGAATTGAAACGCGTTAATGATCTTACATTGAGTGACTTCTCCATGTATGACGACGACATTAAACCTTTTGGGTTCATGTGTGCCAAATTTTATTATAGGAATAAAGCTCAGATTCAGAAAGATAATGAATATGAAGCGGCCATTGCTGATTATAAAAAGCGCTCTCGAGGCCTATCC GTTTACGATGCTATCACCCCTCCAAGAATAGCCCAATACGGAAAATGCTGGGTTGCAGTACCGCTTGACTTAAATGAAAATCGTCTCCGCAGGCTCATTCCCTTATGCAAGCTTGCGTTAGACAAATACAATGCTGACAATCAG gGTGCAAATTTTGTGTTTCTTGATGTTGTCAAGACAACATGGAGTGCTGCTGGTACGTATTACATTACCTTTCGAGCTGAAAAAGATCCTCCCAACTGCTCTGCTACAACTTTTCAGGCTCAAGTATGGGAAAATCGGAATGGGCCACATAAGGTCAAATCGTGTGCCATTAAAACCTTCGCAGTACCCCTTGATATGGATGAAAATCTTCGCAGCAGGCTCACTCCCTTATGCAAGCTTGCCTTAGAAAAGTACAATGCTGACAATCAG GGTGCAAATTATGTGTTTCTCGACGTTGTCAAGAGAACATGGAGTGTTTCTCCTATGTTTTACATTACCTTTCGAGCAAAAAAAGATCTTCCCAACTGCTCTGCCAAAACTTTCCAGGCTCAAGTATGGGAAAATATGAATGGGCCAAATGAGGTCAGATCATGCCatttaaagaaaaagaagaaaaaaaagaggtcATAG